TGTTTTTATTTTGTGGATTTCTTATAAAATAACGATTTTTGAACTGTATTCCGATATTTATGCTTTGCGTGTAATTGACGTGCGAATTTAATTTGTGTGAAAATGGCGAATAGGCTAGGTTGAAAACCGAACAAAGTGTAAGTTTTTTGTATAAAATAAATTAGGAGGTACCCCTTGTCAAGGGGTACCCTTTATTGTAACTTTGTTTACAAAGAACCTTTTGAGGGCTAGGAGTCCATCAAACACCTCGGGGGGTCCTGCTGCGCAAGTGGTGGGACCTCCTTTTTTAGTATAAGAAAGCCGTTAAATGGGCGTCTTTTGCCGTGTGGATGTGTAAACGATGTGTAAGAAATTCTATCTTTACCCCCGAAAATTTAAGGACATAAATCATGGCAAAGTACAATCCGCAAGAGATCGAAACCAAGTGGCAAGCCTACTGGGAAGAACATCAGACTTTCAAGACGGGCACCGACAAGTCCAAGCCCAAGTATTACTGCCTGGACATGTTCCCATACCCGAGTGGCGCGGGCCTCCATGTGGGGCACCCTGAAGGTTACACCGCCACCGATATCATCTGCCGCTACAAGCGCAGCCGCGGTTTCAATGTGTTGCACCCGATGGGTTGGGACGCTTTCGGCCTCCCTGCCGAGCAGTACGCCATTCAGACCGGTACGCACCCGGCCATTACCACCAAGAAAAACTGCGACAATTTCCGCCGCCAGATCAAGCGCCTCGGCCTCTCTTATGACTGGAACAAGGAAGTTAACACCACCGACCCGAAGTATTACAAGTGGACGCAGTGGATTTTCAAGCGCCTTTACGGCACCTGGTTCGATGAAGACCAGCAGAAGGGCCGCCCCATCGAAGAACTCCCGATTCCTGCTGACGTGGAAGCCAAGGGCAAGGAAGAAGTCCGCAAGTACAAGGATTCTAAGCGCCTCGCTTACTACGCCGACGCTCAGGTGTGGTGGTGCAAGCACTGCAAGATTGTTTGCGCGAACGAAGAAGTCTTGAACGACGGCAGCCACGAAAAGTGCGGCACCAAGGAAGTGGAACGCCGTAACCTCAAGCAGTGGCTCATGCGTATTCCGCTGTATGGCGACCGCCTGCTGAAGGGCCTCGACAAGCTCGACTGGCCGCAGGGCGTCAAGGATATGCAGAAGAACTGGATCGGCAAGAGCTACGGTGCCGAAGTGGATTTTCCGATTGCCGATGCTGACGGCAAGCCGACCGAAAAGAAGCTCCGCGTCTATACGACCCGTTGCGATACGTTGTTTGGTGCAACTTACATGGTCGTTGCTCCGGAACACGCGATGGTGCCGGAACTCACGACTGCTGAGCAGAAGGCCGCCGTGGAAGAATACGTGCACGCCGCCGCCTTGAAGAGCGACCTCGACCGTACCGAACTTGCGAAGGAAAAGACCGGCGTGTTTACTGGCTCTTATGCCGTGAACCCGCTCACCGGCACCAAGATTCCGGTGTGGGTCGCCGACTACGTTCTGACCGGCTACGGCACGGGCGCCATCATGGCCGTGCCCGCTCACGATACCCGCGACTTCGATTTCGCGAAGAAGTTTAACCTGCCGGTTATCTGCATCATGGAACCGGACGCAAGCTGCCCGGTCGACGTTCGCCCGAAGGTCCTCGCTGGTGAAGCCTGCTGGGCTGCCGACGGCACCTACATCAACAGCCAGAACGACACGCTTTGCCTGAACGGCCTCAACAAGAAGCAGGGCATCGCGAAGGTCATCGAATGGCTCGAAGCCAACAAGATTGGTAAGGCCACGGTGAACTACAAGCTCCGCGACTGGCTCTTCAGCCGCCAGCGTTACTGGGGTGAACCGTTCCCGATTATTCACTGGGAAGATGGCGAAATCTCTACTGTCGACGATGCCGAACTGCCGGTGCTCTTGCCGGAACTCAAGGACTACAAGCCGGGTGACGGCGGACAGTCCCCGCTTGCAAACGCTACCGAATGGCTCCAGGTGACCGACAAGAACGGCCGCAAGGGTATCCGCGAGACGAACACCATGCCGCAGTGGGCAGGTAGCTGCTGGTATTACCTGCGCTACATCGACGCTTGCAATGGCGATGCATTTGTGGCAAAGGAACTCGAAAAGTACTGGATGCCTGTGGACCTCTATGTGGGCGGTGCCGAACACGCCGTGCTCCACCTACTCTACAGCCGCTTCTGGCACAAGGTGCTCTTTGACCTCGGCCTTGTCTCT
This portion of the Fibrobacter sp. UWB15 genome encodes:
- the leuS gene encoding leucine--tRNA ligase; translation: MAKYNPQEIETKWQAYWEEHQTFKTGTDKSKPKYYCLDMFPYPSGAGLHVGHPEGYTATDIICRYKRSRGFNVLHPMGWDAFGLPAEQYAIQTGTHPAITTKKNCDNFRRQIKRLGLSYDWNKEVNTTDPKYYKWTQWIFKRLYGTWFDEDQQKGRPIEELPIPADVEAKGKEEVRKYKDSKRLAYYADAQVWWCKHCKIVCANEEVLNDGSHEKCGTKEVERRNLKQWLMRIPLYGDRLLKGLDKLDWPQGVKDMQKNWIGKSYGAEVDFPIADADGKPTEKKLRVYTTRCDTLFGATYMVVAPEHAMVPELTTAEQKAAVEEYVHAAALKSDLDRTELAKEKTGVFTGSYAVNPLTGTKIPVWVADYVLTGYGTGAIMAVPAHDTRDFDFAKKFNLPVICIMEPDASCPVDVRPKVLAGEACWAADGTYINSQNDTLCLNGLNKKQGIAKVIEWLEANKIGKATVNYKLRDWLFSRQRYWGEPFPIIHWEDGEISTVDDAELPVLLPELKDYKPGDGGQSPLANATEWLQVTDKNGRKGIRETNTMPQWAGSCWYYLRYIDACNGDAFVAKELEKYWMPVDLYVGGAEHAVLHLLYSRFWHKVLFDLGLVSTDEPFQKLFNQGMILAFAYEDAAGSKVPTDEVEEKNGKFFKKGTDIELKQIVAKMSKSLKNVVNPDDVVRDYGADSLRLYEMFMGPLDAVKPWQTKGIEGMNRFLGRAWRSVVGDDDAAPVYVDETAPEAIEKVMHQTVIKVTSDIENMSFNTAISQLMIFNNEMMKMDKRYREPCETFVKLLHPFAPHIAEEMWSILGHNESLTNVAWPEADHSKAVENTVEVVFQVNGKVRAKASVAKDMDKAALEKLALENERVKEFTAGKTVVKVIAVPGKLVSVVVK